The Thermothelomyces thermophilus ATCC 42464 chromosome 7, complete sequence genome window below encodes:
- a CDS encoding glycosyltransferase family 1 protein (CAZy_ID 270020) — translation MEEFIRELVADIGPDRFALFVYIGLIGITILSTAGFFLLSWSWIVAIVNVFVGFVIWRHVSLRRAHPRPETGRRWISRRDPSTPNTAGLPAVYFLYILGSGGHTSEMLETIKRKFVPQANAHRRYLVTTGDQDSLDRLIKLECLIRRCLPPGDPRAGTVDAFRVPRARRVHQPLWTAPLSCLSTAIHAVNALTREPDCRPASRHGAQFKYPHVVVTNGPATGFVVCLVAHLLKLFYLVPEGRLKMVYVESWARSRSLSLTGRLFRRTGIADMFCVQHEDLARRTPGAVYVGRVAAPLAPPG, via the exons ATGGAAGAGTTCATCCGGGAACTGGTCGCGGACATTGGTCCCGACCGCTTTGCCCTATTTGTCTATATCGGTCTCATCGGCATCACCATTCTCTCGACGGCGGGCTTCTTCCTTCTGTCCTGGTCGTGGATCGTCGCCATCGTCAACGTCTTTGTCGGCTTTGTGATT tGGCGGCACGTCTCCCTTCGCCGCGCCCATCCGCGCCCGGAGACGGGTAGGCGCTGGATCAGCCGCCGGGACCCATCGACCCCCAACACGGCCGGCCTCCCCGCCGTCTACTTCCTCTACATACTCGGCTCGGGCGGCCACACCTCCGAGATGCTCGAGACCATCAAGCGCAAGTTCGTGCCCCAGGCCAATGCCCACCGGCGCTACCTCGTCACCACCGGCGACCAAGACTCGCTCGACCGCCTCATCAAGCTCGAGTGCCTCATCCGCCGCTGCTTGCCCCCCGGCGACCCGCGCGCCGGCACCGTCGACGCTTTTCGGGTCCCGCGCGCCCGGCGCGTGCACCAGCCGCTGTGGACGGCGCCGCTCAGCTGCCTCAGCACGGCCATCCACGCCGTCAACGCGCTCACGCGCGAGCCCGACTGCCGCCCGGCCTCCCGCCACGGCGCCCAGTTCAAGTACCCGCACGTCGTCGTCACCAATGGACCCGCCACGGGATTCGTCGTCTGCCTGGTCGCCCACCTGCTCAAGCTCTTCTACCTCGTACCCGAGGGTCGCCTTAAGATGGTGTACGTCGAGTCGTgggcccgctcccgctcgcTCAGCCTGACCGGCCGCCTCTTCCGCCGGACCGGCATCGCCGACATGTTCTGCGTCCAGCACGAGGACCTCGCCCGCCGCACCCCGGGCGCCGTCTACGTCGGCCGCGTCGCCGCCCCCCTCGCGCCCCCGGGCTAG